The proteins below are encoded in one region of Qipengyuania sp. HL-TH1:
- a CDS encoding MFS transporter, producing the protein MSETAAPSPDSSPLRIANFRAYWFSRLSMTLAQYAMMLIIGWQTYNIARDSGLGIAAASGQLALIGLLQFVPLFLLTPFSGWAADHFDRRNLARLTVIAQLGCAGALAWLTWSGSLTLPALFGVAIVLGVVRSFNGPALSALAPNLVPRAILPNAIALSSIAWQVGMIVGPAIGGYTYAILPALPYFVACGLFAAALVALSFIGKVPQPPRAANKRPIHQMVEGLRYVVRNKMVLGAITLDLFAVFLAGATALFPVYARDILQVGETGLAQLAMAPAVGAALTALWFSFRPLKTNVGPKMLWAVAIFGLATMVFGLSRWMPLSLAMLFIIGAADMFSVYIRQSLIQLHTPDDKRGRVSSVSLLTISASNEFGDFFSGSLAYLVGPALAVVGGGAGAIVTVAVWARIFPVLRTTRTFDPPDELLDTPPEEKLQEQMP; encoded by the coding sequence GTGAGTGAAACCGCCGCGCCCTCCCCCGACAGTTCGCCGCTCCGGATAGCGAATTTCCGCGCCTATTGGTTCAGCCGCCTATCGATGACGCTCGCGCAATATGCGATGATGCTGATTATCGGTTGGCAGACCTATAACATTGCGCGCGACAGCGGGCTGGGGATCGCCGCCGCATCGGGCCAGTTGGCGTTGATCGGGCTGCTGCAATTCGTGCCGCTGTTCCTGCTGACGCCCTTTTCGGGCTGGGCGGCGGATCATTTCGACCGGCGCAATCTGGCGCGGCTGACCGTTATCGCACAGCTGGGCTGTGCGGGCGCGCTGGCGTGGCTGACCTGGAGCGGAAGTCTTACCCTGCCCGCCCTGTTCGGGGTGGCGATCGTGCTCGGTGTGGTGCGGTCGTTCAACGGCCCGGCGCTGTCGGCGCTCGCACCCAATCTCGTGCCCAGGGCTATCCTGCCGAACGCCATCGCACTGTCCAGCATCGCCTGGCAGGTGGGCATGATCGTGGGACCCGCGATCGGCGGTTATACCTATGCGATCCTGCCCGCGCTGCCCTATTTCGTGGCTTGCGGGCTGTTCGCCGCAGCGCTGGTCGCGCTGTCTTTCATCGGCAAGGTACCGCAGCCCCCGCGCGCGGCCAACAAGCGCCCCATCCACCAGATGGTCGAGGGCCTGCGCTACGTGGTGCGCAACAAGATGGTGCTCGGCGCGATCACGCTCGACCTGTTCGCGGTTTTCCTTGCCGGGGCAACCGCGCTCTTTCCCGTTTATGCGCGCGATATCCTGCAAGTCGGCGAGACGGGCCTTGCGCAGCTCGCCATGGCTCCCGCGGTCGGCGCGGCGCTTACCGCGCTGTGGTTCAGCTTCCGCCCGCTCAAGACCAATGTCGGCCCCAAGATGCTATGGGCAGTGGCGATCTTCGGCCTCGCCACCATGGTGTTCGGCCTCTCGCGCTGGATGCCGCTAAGCTTGGCGATGCTCTTCATCATCGGCGCGGCGGACATGTTCAGCGTCTATATCCGCCAGTCGCTGATCCAGCTGCACACGCCCGACGACAAGCGCGGACGGGTGTCATCGGTCAGCCTGCTGACCATCAGCGCGTCGAATGAATTCGGCGATTTCTTCTCCGGCAGCCTCGCCTACCTTGTCGGCCCCGCGCTGGCGGTGGTCGGCGGCGGGGCCGGCGCGATCGTGACCGTCGCCGTCTGGGCGCGCATTTTTCCCGTCCTGCGGACCACGCGGACCTTTGACCCGCCTGACGAATTGTTAGACACTCCCCCCGAAGAGAAATTGCAGGAGCAGATGCCATGA
- a CDS encoding DOMON-like domain-containing protein: protein METYRLQPHPGHPPRAVSGVDARIIGRDDNWLRLRWRIEGSGELVVPKFAGKGRADGLWQTTCFELFLRPDGGTAYCEFNLSPSERWNAYDFAAHREGMAERPIPREPVCTMRMGSSFAIFDAALPAAALPDTDCAMGLTCVIEEAGGHKSFWALEHRGEQPDFHDPACFTARLAAPSGA, encoded by the coding sequence ATGGAAACGTATCGATTGCAGCCCCATCCGGGGCATCCGCCGCGCGCGGTATCCGGGGTCGATGCCCGCATCATCGGGCGCGATGACAATTGGCTGCGCCTGCGCTGGCGGATCGAGGGCAGCGGTGAGTTGGTGGTGCCCAAATTCGCGGGCAAGGGGCGGGCGGATGGGCTGTGGCAGACCACCTGCTTCGAGCTATTCCTGCGCCCCGATGGCGGAACCGCCTATTGTGAATTCAACCTGTCTCCATCCGAACGCTGGAACGCCTACGACTTCGCCGCGCACCGCGAAGGGATGGCGGAGCGCCCGATCCCGCGCGAACCGGTCTGCACCATGCGCATGGGTAGCAGTTTCGCGATCTTCGATGCCGCACTGCCTGCCGCCGCTTTGCCGGACACCGATTGCGCGATGGGTCTCACCTGCGTGATCGAGGAGGCCGGGGGGCACAAGAGCTTCTGGGCGCTGGAGCATCGCGGCGAGCAGCCCGATTTCCACGATCCGGCTTGCTTCACCGCGCGGCTTGCGGCACCGAGCGGCGCATGA
- the tyrS gene encoding tyrosine--tRNA ligase, with the protein MSNYTSDLLRVLDERGYIHQVTDAEGLDALAAKQIVPGYIGFDATAPSLHIGSLVQIMMLRRLQQAGHKPIVLMGGGTTRIGDPTGRDESRKMLSDAAIDENIAGIRTVFERLLVFGDGPTDAVMVNNHDWLSGLGYIEMLQKVGTHFTVNRMLTFDSVRLRLEREQPMTFLEFNYMILQGYDFRHLAQEMGVRLQMGGSDQWGNIVNGMELGRRMDGSELFGLTTPLLTTADGGKMGKTAAGAVWLNEAQLPNYDFWQYWRNVDDRDVGRFLRLFTDLPLDEIARLEALGGSDINEAKTVLANQVTTLVRGEEAARLAAQTAAETFAGGGAGAELPTLDVGPDGMRIGAVLTALGFTASNGEAKRKLAEGAVKLDGETVTDPGYLVSVAAGTEAKLSLGKKKHAVIRC; encoded by the coding sequence ATGAGCAACTACACCTCCGATCTCCTGCGCGTGCTCGACGAGCGCGGCTATATCCACCAGGTCACCGACGCCGAGGGCCTCGATGCGCTCGCCGCCAAGCAGATCGTGCCGGGCTATATCGGTTTCGATGCCACCGCGCCTTCGCTCCATATCGGTAGCCTCGTCCAGATCATGATGCTGCGGCGGTTGCAGCAGGCAGGGCATAAGCCAATCGTGCTGATGGGCGGCGGGACCACGCGGATCGGCGACCCCACGGGGCGCGACGAAAGCCGCAAGATGCTGTCCGATGCCGCGATCGACGAAAATATCGCCGGGATCCGGACGGTGTTCGAGCGCCTGCTCGTTTTCGGCGACGGGCCGACCGATGCGGTGATGGTCAACAATCACGACTGGCTGAGCGGGCTTGGCTATATCGAGATGCTTCAGAAGGTCGGGACGCATTTCACCGTCAACCGGATGCTGACCTTCGATTCCGTGCGCCTGCGGCTCGAGCGCGAGCAGCCGATGACCTTCCTCGAATTCAACTACATGATCCTGCAGGGCTACGATTTCCGCCATCTGGCGCAGGAAATGGGTGTGCGGTTGCAGATGGGCGGCAGCGACCAGTGGGGCAATATCGTCAACGGCATGGAGCTGGGCCGCCGGATGGACGGGAGCGAGCTGTTCGGCCTCACGACCCCGCTGCTGACCACCGCCGATGGCGGCAAGATGGGCAAGACCGCGGCCGGCGCGGTGTGGCTCAACGAGGCGCAGCTGCCGAATTACGACTTCTGGCAATATTGGCGCAATGTCGATGATCGCGATGTCGGGCGGTTCCTGCGGCTGTTCACCGATCTGCCGCTCGATGAGATCGCCCGGCTCGAAGCGCTCGGCGGGTCCGACATCAACGAAGCGAAGACAGTTCTTGCCAATCAGGTAACCACACTCGTTCGGGGTGAAGAAGCGGCCAGACTGGCTGCGCAAACGGCTGCGGAAACCTTCGCCGGCGGGGGTGCCGGCGCGGAGCTTCCGACGCTCGATGTGGGTCCTGACGGCATGCGCATCGGGGCCGTGCTGACGGCGCTCGGATTCACGGCTTCCAACGGGGAAGCCAAGCGCAAACTGGCCGAAGGCGCAGTCAAGCTCGATGGCGAGACGGTCACCGATCCGGGCTATCTGGTGAGCGTTGCGGCGGGCACCGAAGCCAAGCTCAGCCTCGGCAAGAAGAAGCACGCGGTTATTCGCTGTTAA
- a CDS encoding tetratricopeptide repeat-containing sulfotransferase family protein, with translation MADTADALARKAAALYRSARYDEAREAYRHLLALDPDRPDDWVNFGLLLKRQGVFREALAAYDSALKRKVTGPEEVHLNRAVVLADDLGDPAAAQAALEAALAIRPGYVPALLNLGNLHEDAGDRDRARAVYAQALELEPGSALALMRLAEVTVFDDPAHPLVERLRGAVARTDLAPLERADLGYALGRALDQCARYDEAFAAYRTANEGSRALAAHPYDPQAAEAFIDRLIAAFPHAAETEAGPEPAPVFICGMFRSGSTLVERILASHSRVTAGGELPILPRIVREQLQPYPESLVGRDADFYTGLRQRYLKGLGEMDLPTAGLTDKRPDNFLHLGLIKRIFPMAKIVLTRRNPLDNCLSIYFAHLDPALTYAASLDSAAHWYREYERLAAHWLELYPDDVRVADYDALVSDPEAEIAGLLSFLDLEWEDACLTPHRGTAQVRTASAWQVREPLYTRSCNRWRNYAGHLDRLLAVFGEPNRA, from the coding sequence ATGGCGGACACGGCCGATGCGCTCGCCCGCAAGGCGGCCGCGCTGTATCGCTCGGCGCGCTATGATGAGGCGCGCGAAGCCTATCGGCACCTGCTCGCACTTGATCCGGATCGACCCGATGACTGGGTTAACTTCGGCCTGCTGCTCAAGCGGCAGGGGGTCTTTCGCGAAGCGCTGGCCGCCTATGACAGTGCCCTGAAACGCAAGGTAACCGGGCCCGAAGAGGTCCATCTCAACCGTGCGGTCGTTCTCGCCGATGACCTCGGCGATCCCGCCGCAGCGCAGGCGGCGCTCGAAGCGGCGCTCGCGATCCGGCCCGGCTATGTCCCGGCCTTGCTCAATCTCGGCAATCTGCACGAGGATGCGGGTGACCGCGACCGGGCGCGGGCGGTTTATGCGCAGGCGCTGGAGCTCGAACCCGGAAGCGCGCTTGCGCTGATGCGCCTCGCCGAAGTGACCGTGTTCGATGACCCCGCCCACCCGCTTGTCGAGCGGCTTCGGGGCGCAGTCGCCCGCACCGATCTTGCCCCGCTGGAACGGGCCGACCTGGGGTACGCGCTGGGGCGTGCGCTCGATCAATGCGCGCGTTACGACGAGGCGTTCGCCGCTTATCGCACCGCCAATGAAGGCAGCCGGGCGCTCGCGGCGCATCCCTACGATCCTCAAGCGGCAGAGGCCTTTATCGACCGGCTGATAGCAGCCTTTCCCCATGCGGCGGAGACGGAAGCGGGGCCGGAACCTGCGCCCGTCTTCATCTGCGGCATGTTTCGTTCGGGGTCGACGCTGGTGGAGCGCATTCTGGCATCACACAGCCGGGTGACCGCGGGCGGCGAACTGCCGATCCTGCCGCGTATCGTCCGCGAGCAATTGCAGCCCTATCCCGAATCGCTGGTTGGCCGCGACGCCGATTTCTACACCGGCTTGCGGCAACGCTATCTGAAGGGGCTGGGCGAGATGGATCTGCCCACCGCTGGCCTCACCGACAAGCGACCCGACAATTTCCTCCATCTCGGCCTGATCAAACGTATCTTCCCGATGGCGAAGATCGTGCTCACCCGGCGCAATCCGCTCGACAATTGCCTGTCGATCTACTTCGCGCATCTCGATCCAGCGCTCACCTATGCCGCCTCGCTCGACAGCGCCGCGCATTGGTATCGGGAATATGAGCGTCTGGCCGCGCACTGGCTGGAGCTCTACCCCGATGATGTCCGTGTCGCGGATTACGATGCGCTGGTTAGCGATCCCGAAGCCGAAATCGCCGGGCTGCTCTCGTTCCTCGATCTGGAGTGGGAGGATGCCTGCCTGACGCCACACCGCGGCACCGCCCAGGTACGCACCGCAAGCGCGTGGCAGGTGCGCGAGCCGCTCTACACGAGATCGTGCAACCGCTGGCGCAATTACGCGGGCCATCTCGATAGGCTGCTCGCTGTTTTCGGAGAGCCGAACCGCGCTTGA
- a CDS encoding dienelactone hydrolase family protein: protein MMEQVGYRDGAVELTGLHARPAGKPRAAVAIYPTFMNTTAVVEAKAAELVEAGYAVLIGDFYGPETPADGDAAFAAMSRLRSDPASMRQRLRATLDLLRKLEPDLPHLAIGFCLGGMAVLEMARDGQDLAAVVSFHGLLETSLPADRPITPRILVCHGDADALVPRSQVTAFWEEMDAVKADWHFHSYAGVEHGFTAPHRPTGAVNPAYDASADRQSWAAMHSLFNEVLGR, encoded by the coding sequence ATGATGGAGCAGGTCGGATATCGCGACGGCGCGGTCGAACTGACCGGTCTCCACGCGCGGCCCGCGGGCAAGCCCCGCGCCGCGGTGGCGATCTATCCGACCTTCATGAACACGACTGCAGTCGTCGAGGCCAAGGCCGCAGAGCTCGTTGAAGCCGGCTATGCCGTCCTGATCGGCGACTTCTATGGGCCGGAGACGCCCGCAGACGGTGATGCTGCCTTTGCCGCAATGAGCCGGTTGCGCAGCGATCCAGCATCCATGCGCCAGCGGCTGCGCGCGACGCTCGACCTCCTGCGCAAGCTGGAGCCCGACCTCCCGCATCTCGCGATCGGCTTTTGCCTCGGCGGGATGGCGGTGCTGGAAATGGCGCGCGACGGGCAGGACCTCGCAGCAGTCGTCAGCTTTCATGGTTTGCTCGAAACCTCCCTGCCCGCCGATAGGCCGATCACACCGCGTATCCTCGTCTGCCACGGCGATGCCGACGCGCTTGTGCCGCGTAGCCAGGTGACCGCGTTCTGGGAGGAAATGGACGCGGTGAAGGCTGACTGGCACTTCCACAGCTATGCAGGGGTCGAGCATGGCTTCACTGCCCCGCACCGGCCCACCGGGGCGGTCAATCCCGCCTATGATGCGAGTGCCGACCGCCAGAGCTGGGCGGCGATGCACAGCCTCTTCAACGAAGTGCTCGGTCGATAG
- a CDS encoding DUF1343 domain-containing protein, giving the protein MKFGIDRLITEEGLRAPLEGQRVALVAHPASVTASLDHSLDALIGRGISVSSAFGPQHGLKGDKQDNMVETRDEIDPHYGIPIFSLYGEVRRPTAEMMASADIFLFDLQDLGCRIYTFVTTLLYLLEEAAKAGKSVWVLDRPNPAGGPVEGTLLQPGQESFVGAGPMVMRHGLTMGEMARWFVAHFKLDVDLQVIEMSGWKPGKAPGYGWSDERVWINPSPNAASLNMARAYAGTVMLEGTTLSEGRGTTRPLEVLFGAPDVDAKAVLAEMHALAPVWMRGCAIRECWFEPTFHKHVGTLCNGLMIHAEGKFYDHYAFQPWRLQALAFKAIRKLYPDYPLWRDFPYEYELDRLAIDVINGGPALRDWVDDSEAVPDDLDELAGADETAWRETIAPHLIYG; this is encoded by the coding sequence ATGAAATTCGGCATCGATCGTCTCATCACCGAGGAGGGGTTGCGCGCCCCGCTCGAAGGGCAGCGCGTGGCGCTGGTCGCGCATCCGGCTTCGGTTACCGCCAGTCTCGATCATTCGCTCGATGCGCTGATCGGCCGCGGGATCAGCGTCTCTTCCGCCTTTGGGCCGCAGCACGGGCTGAAGGGCGACAAGCAGGACAATATGGTCGAGACACGCGACGAGATCGACCCGCATTACGGTATCCCGATCTTCAGCCTCTATGGCGAAGTGCGCCGTCCGACCGCGGAGATGATGGCCAGCGCGGACATCTTCCTGTTCGACCTGCAGGATCTCGGCTGCCGCATCTACACCTTCGTCACCACGCTGCTCTACCTGCTCGAGGAAGCGGCCAAGGCGGGCAAGAGCGTATGGGTGCTCGACCGGCCCAATCCCGCGGGCGGACCGGTGGAAGGCACCTTGCTGCAGCCCGGTCAGGAAAGCTTTGTCGGGGCGGGCCCGATGGTCATGCGCCACGGCCTCACCATGGGCGAAATGGCGCGCTGGTTCGTCGCGCATTTCAAGCTCGACGTCGATCTCCAGGTGATCGAGATGAGCGGGTGGAAGCCCGGCAAGGCCCCCGGCTATGGCTGGTCGGACGAACGCGTATGGATCAATCCCAGCCCCAATGCCGCCAGCCTCAACATGGCGCGTGCCTATGCCGGCACGGTGATGCTCGAGGGAACCACGCTGAGCGAGGGCAGGGGGACCACCCGCCCGCTCGAAGTGCTGTTCGGCGCTCCCGATGTCGATGCCAAGGCGGTGCTCGCCGAAATGCACGCACTTGCTCCGGTCTGGATGCGCGGCTGTGCGATCCGCGAATGCTGGTTCGAACCCACCTTCCACAAGCATGTCGGCACGCTGTGCAACGGCTTGATGATCCATGCCGAAGGCAAGTTCTACGATCATTACGCGTTCCAGCCATGGCGCCTGCAGGCGCTGGCGTTCAAGGCAATCCGCAAGCTCTACCCAGACTATCCGCTCTGGCGCGACTTCCCCTATGAATACGAGCTCGACCGGCTGGCAATCGATGTCATCAACGGCGGCCCGGCCCTGCGCGATTGGGTCGACGACAGCGAGGCCGTGCCCGACGATCTCGACGAACTGGCCGGCGCGGACGAAACAGCCTGGCGCGAAACGATTGCGCCGCATCTGATCTACGGCTGA
- the cysK gene encoding cysteine synthase A translates to MKADSVLATIGDTAHIRLSRLFPDHEVWVKNERANPGGSIKDRIGLAMIEDAEAAGLLKPGGTIVEPTSGNTGIGLAMTAAVKGYKLVLVMPESMSVERRRLMLAYGASFDLTPKEKGMNGAIERAQELVAQTPGAWMPSQFDNESNWKVHARTTAKEILDDFADTPIDALITGVGTGGHLTGCAEVLKQSWSGMKAYAVEPTLSPVISGGQPGPHPIQGIGAGFVPQNLHTQAIDGAIQVAPEDAKEMARQCAAKEGLLVGISSGATLAAIKQKLTDMPANSRILGFNYDTGERYLSVPDFLPE, encoded by the coding sequence ATGAAAGCCGACTCCGTCCTCGCCACGATCGGCGATACCGCCCACATCCGCCTGTCGCGCCTGTTCCCCGACCATGAAGTCTGGGTGAAGAACGAGCGCGCCAATCCGGGCGGTTCGATCAAGGACCGCATCGGCCTCGCGATGATCGAGGATGCGGAGGCAGCGGGCCTGCTCAAGCCCGGCGGCACGATCGTCGAACCGACCAGCGGCAATACCGGAATCGGCCTCGCGATGACCGCCGCGGTCAAGGGCTACAAGCTGGTGCTGGTCATGCCCGAAAGCATGAGCGTCGAGCGGCGCCGGCTGATGCTCGCCTATGGTGCCAGTTTCGACCTGACCCCCAAGGAAAAAGGCATGAACGGTGCAATCGAGCGCGCGCAGGAACTGGTCGCACAGACCCCGGGCGCATGGATGCCGAGCCAGTTCGACAATGAGAGCAACTGGAAGGTCCATGCGCGCACCACCGCGAAGGAAATCCTCGACGATTTCGCCGACACACCGATCGACGCGCTGATCACCGGCGTCGGCACCGGCGGCCACCTCACCGGCTGTGCCGAAGTGCTGAAACAGAGCTGGAGCGGCATGAAGGCCTATGCGGTCGAGCCCACGCTTTCGCCCGTCATCAGCGGCGGCCAGCCCGGCCCGCACCCGATCCAGGGCATCGGCGCAGGCTTCGTGCCGCAGAACCTGCACACGCAGGCGATCGATGGCGCGATCCAGGTTGCTCCCGAGGACGCGAAGGAAATGGCGCGCCAGTGCGCGGCCAAGGAAGGCTTGCTGGTGGGTATCTCCAGCGGCGCAACGCTCGCCGCGATCAAGCAGAAGCTGACCGACATGCCCGCGAATTCGCGCATTCTCGGCTTCAATTACGATACCGGCGAGCGGTATCTTTCCGTGCCCGACTTCCTGCCCGAATGA
- a CDS encoding PilZ domain-containing protein — MSAGAQLSVTDQRRMTRHPVDHPVIAEHFGKGDVRLHIANISANGFMVDNGDGIGRGERVIVRLPVIGRIEAYCIWTRDNRAGFQFERIIRVDDFLAMIDTLQPNPRLRKLR, encoded by the coding sequence ATGTCTGCCGGAGCACAACTGAGCGTCACCGACCAGCGGCGCATGACCCGTCACCCGGTCGACCATCCCGTCATTGCCGAGCATTTCGGCAAGGGCGACGTGCGGCTGCATATTGCGAATATCTCCGCCAACGGCTTCATGGTCGACAATGGCGACGGCATCGGCCGCGGCGAACGCGTGATCGTGCGCCTGCCGGTTATCGGCCGGATCGAAGCCTATTGCATCTGGACGCGCGACAACCGTGCGGGCTTCCAGTTCGAACGCATCATCCGCGTCGACGACTTCCTCGCCATGATCGATACGCTGCAGCCCAACCCGCGGCTGCGCAAGCTGCGCTAA
- a CDS encoding aspartyl/asparaginyl beta-hydroxylase domain-containing protein, with product MSPAQADIRLAKDNYDFAALMAKGDHHYARGELRAAGSFYGMAVSVAQSGRPADGREAARAAQAMQDIQQQFVRHLVTSLAEAGHPQQDWHPRFANSLAMMVGAAQRAPESRSFPAMPSVYYYPGLPHVEFADTHQFDWREAVEERTEDIAEEARKLLAGSGTFKPYVEAEADRPQGDMHGMLGNEDWSSLDLIEKGEPVAEHIAHAPVAYQTITREVPVCTIPNRAPTLLLSLLKAGKKIPPHHGMLNPRYICHLPLIVPGNGALRLGSQKREWRKGELIAFDDTIEHEAWNNSGEDRLVLLFDVWRPELEPIEHAQIAALFAAVDSAG from the coding sequence ATGTCCCCCGCACAAGCCGATATTCGGCTGGCGAAGGATAATTACGACTTTGCCGCGCTCATGGCGAAGGGCGACCATCATTACGCTCGCGGCGAACTGCGCGCGGCGGGTTCGTTCTACGGAATGGCGGTCTCGGTCGCTCAGAGCGGGCGTCCGGCGGACGGACGCGAAGCGGCGCGTGCGGCGCAGGCGATGCAGGACATCCAGCAGCAATTCGTCCGGCATCTCGTCACCTCGCTGGCCGAGGCCGGGCACCCGCAGCAAGACTGGCACCCGCGCTTCGCCAACTCGCTGGCGATGATGGTGGGTGCAGCCCAGCGCGCGCCGGAATCGCGCTCCTTTCCGGCGATGCCCAGTGTCTACTACTACCCCGGCCTGCCGCATGTGGAATTCGCCGATACGCACCAGTTCGACTGGCGCGAGGCGGTCGAGGAGCGCACCGAGGACATCGCCGAGGAAGCGCGCAAACTGTTGGCCGGATCGGGCACGTTCAAGCCCTATGTCGAGGCCGAGGCCGACCGGCCGCAGGGCGATATGCACGGCATGCTTGGCAATGAGGACTGGAGTTCGCTCGACCTGATCGAGAAGGGCGAGCCGGTTGCCGAGCATATCGCCCATGCCCCCGTGGCCTACCAGACGATCACTCGGGAAGTACCCGTCTGCACCATCCCCAATCGCGCACCGACGCTGCTGCTTTCGCTGCTCAAGGCGGGCAAGAAGATCCCGCCGCATCACGGCATGCTCAACCCGCGCTATATCTGCCACCTACCGCTGATCGTTCCAGGCAATGGCGCGCTGCGTCTGGGCTCGCAAAAGCGCGAATGGCGGAAGGGTGAACTCATCGCGTTCGACGATACGATCGAGCACGAGGCGTGGAACAATTCGGGCGAAGACCGGCTCGTCCTGCTGTTCGATGTCTGGCGTCCCGAACTCGAGCCGATCGAACACGCGCAGATCGCCGCGCTGTTCGCCGCCGTGGATAGCGCGGGCTGA
- a CDS encoding MFS transporter: MATVAARQTGGSVRVTLWILLIVYIFNFIDRQIVNILAEPIRMELGLSDTQIGLMTGLAFALFYTVLGLPIARFSDRSTTNRPWLIGGALAIWSAMTALCGLAQNFVQLLLARIGVGVGEAGCTPPAHSLIADMVEPAKRSSALAFYALGIPIGTLLGMLIGGLLADSVGWRNAFLIVGLPGLALAVVVFIFLKDPRRTGMMQAGSQQSTEQMPIKTALKAMFSSRAFVLLVAAGSAAAFLAYGKVTWITIFFQRTHGLTPGETGLWFGLVNGGAGIAGTVLGGYIADRWGSKNRRHVLTAPAVGMVITIPFALLAFMSDNWLMALFLLIVPTICNSLYYGPTYSSVQGLVPLRARAIAAAVLLFFQNLIGLGLGPLFFGMMSDLLQPAYGEESVRYVLYGATFLGLLPAFFFWRCSLRLNEELDQKD, translated from the coding sequence ATGGCGACTGTGGCAGCACGGCAAACAGGCGGATCGGTCAGGGTAACCCTGTGGATCCTGCTGATTGTCTACATTTTCAATTTCATCGATCGGCAAATCGTCAATATCCTTGCCGAACCGATCCGGATGGAGCTGGGGCTGAGCGATACCCAGATCGGCCTGATGACGGGGCTGGCCTTCGCCTTGTTCTATACCGTGCTCGGCTTGCCGATTGCGCGCTTCTCCGACCGGTCCACGACCAATCGGCCGTGGCTGATCGGCGGCGCGCTGGCGATCTGGTCCGCCATGACCGCGCTCTGCGGCCTGGCGCAGAACTTCGTCCAGCTGCTGCTCGCGCGGATCGGTGTGGGGGTGGGGGAGGCCGGCTGTACGCCGCCCGCGCATTCGCTGATTGCGGATATGGTCGAACCCGCCAAGCGATCCTCCGCGCTCGCCTTCTACGCGCTCGGTATTCCGATCGGCACACTGTTGGGGATGCTGATCGGCGGGCTGCTCGCCGATTCGGTGGGCTGGCGCAATGCCTTCCTGATCGTGGGCCTGCCGGGGCTGGCGCTCGCGGTGGTCGTGTTCATCTTTCTGAAGGACCCGCGCCGCACCGGCATGATGCAGGCCGGGTCGCAGCAGTCGACCGAACAGATGCCGATAAAAACCGCGCTCAAGGCCATGTTCAGTTCTCGCGCCTTCGTCCTGCTGGTCGCGGCAGGATCGGCGGCTGCCTTCCTCGCCTATGGCAAGGTGACCTGGATCACGATCTTCTTCCAGCGCACCCACGGGCTGACCCCGGGTGAAACAGGGCTGTGGTTCGGCCTGGTCAATGGCGGGGCAGGCATCGCCGGTACCGTGCTGGGCGGCTATATCGCCGATCGCTGGGGGTCCAAGAACCGCCGCCACGTCCTCACTGCACCTGCAGTGGGCATGGTCATCACGATTCCCTTCGCCTTGCTTGCCTTCATGAGCGACAACTGGCTGATGGCGCTGTTCCTGCTGATCGTGCCGACGATCTGCAATTCGCTCTATTACGGCCCGACCTATTCGAGCGTGCAGGGGCTGGTACCGCTGCGCGCCCGCGCGATCGCAGCCGCAGTGCTGCTGTTCTTCCAGAACCTCATCGGGCTTGGCCTCGGGCCGCTGTTCTTCGGGATGATGTCCGACCTGCTGCAACCCGCCTATGGCGAAGAGAGCGTCCGTTATGTGCTCTATGGCGCGACGTTCCTCGGGCTGCTGCCGGCGTTCTTCTTCTGGCGCTGTTCGCTACGCCTCAACGAGGAACTCGACCAGAAGGACTAG